Proteins found in one Fulvitalea axinellae genomic segment:
- a CDS encoding tetratricopeptide repeat protein, which translates to MASERILQLKKFLKEDPNDPFLIYALATEYNNIDKNIAKEHFDSLLKNHPDYVATYYHAAALYSELGFVDKAKEIYETGLEKALKAGDKHAHKELSNAYQNFLFEEDL; encoded by the coding sequence ATGGCTTCGGAAAGAATACTTCAACTAAAAAAATTCCTTAAGGAAGACCCTAACGACCCATTTCTTATTTACGCACTCGCTACCGAATATAACAACATAGACAAGAACATTGCTAAAGAGCACTTCGATTCCCTATTGAAAAATCATCCCGACTATGTAGCGACATACTATCACGCGGCCGCTTTGTACTCTGAGCTTGGGTTTGTGGACAAAGCGAAAGAGATTTACGAAACCGGTTTGGAAAAAGCGCTGAAAGCCGGCGACAAACACGCACATAAAGAATTAAGCAACGCCTACCAGAATTTCCTGTTCGAGGAGGATCTGTGA
- a CDS encoding deoxynucleoside kinase, producing MHIAVAGNIGSGKTTLTKKLAEQYDWTPKFEDVDNNPYLKDFYEDMNRWSFHLQVYFLNSRYLQILNIRENNHNVIQDRTIYEDAFIFAKNLHDGGHMSARDYESYLDLFKGMSKFIQPPDLLIYLKADVPKLVQQISKRGRGFENSIRIDYLQSLNEHYNEWIDNYDLGRLLVIDVNDMDYEANPADFASVVDKVELELNGLFSPLK from the coding sequence ATGCATATTGCCGTAGCTGGAAATATCGGGTCTGGAAAAACCACCTTGACAAAGAAGCTGGCCGAACAATACGACTGGACGCCAAAGTTCGAGGATGTTGACAACAACCCGTACCTTAAAGATTTTTATGAGGATATGAACCGCTGGTCGTTCCACCTTCAGGTTTATTTCCTGAACAGCCGGTATTTGCAAATTCTCAACATAAGAGAGAACAACCACAACGTAATCCAAGACCGTACGATCTACGAAGACGCCTTCATCTTCGCCAAGAACCTCCACGACGGCGGACACATGTCGGCCCGCGATTACGAAAGCTATCTGGACCTTTTCAAAGGAATGAGCAAGTTCATCCAACCGCCAGACCTTTTGATCTACCTTAAGGCCGACGTACCGAAGCTTGTACAGCAGATATCGAAACGTGGCAGGGGATTTGAAAACTCGATCCGTATCGATTACCTCCAGAGTCTGAACGAACATTACAACGAGTGGATCGACAACTATGATTTGGGACGCTTGCTCGTTATCGACGTCAACGACATGGACTATGAGGCGAATCCCGCCGACTTCGCCAGTGTTGTGGATAAAGTAGAGCTGGAGCTAAACGGTCTGTTCAGCCCATTGAAATAG
- a CDS encoding deoxynucleoside kinase, with protein sequence MLKNYRAHIAVAGNIGSGKTTLTSMLAKHYGWVPEFENVDDNPYLPDFYADMEKWAFHLEIFFLKSRFNQLMRIKESEKVAVQDRTIYEGAHIFTQNLYDSGLLSDTDFDTYNTLYGLMKEMIRPPELLIYLKSDIPKLVRQVGIRNRDYESDIPTGYLQDLNEHYEKWISEYKEGKLLIIDVNDLDYENRPEDFEFVLQKVEDALSETALESITKN encoded by the coding sequence ATGTTGAAAAACTATAGAGCACACATTGCGGTAGCGGGTAATATCGGATCGGGGAAAACCACCCTTACCTCCATGCTCGCCAAACATTACGGTTGGGTTCCGGAGTTTGAGAATGTGGATGACAACCCGTATTTGCCGGACTTTTACGCTGATATGGAAAAATGGGCCTTCCATTTGGAAATATTTTTCCTCAAGAGCCGCTTCAACCAACTGATGCGGATAAAGGAAAGCGAAAAAGTGGCGGTCCAGGACAGAACGATTTACGAGGGTGCGCACATTTTCACCCAAAATCTGTACGACAGCGGGTTGCTTTCAGATACGGATTTCGATACGTACAATACGCTGTACGGCCTGATGAAGGAAATGATCCGCCCGCCGGAGTTGCTGATTTATCTTAAATCGGATATTCCGAAATTGGTTCGTCAGGTAGGAATACGCAATAGGGATTACGAAAGCGATATTCCCACAGGCTACCTGCAAGACCTGAACGAGCATTATGAGAAATGGATTTCGGAATATAAGGAAGGAAAGCTGTTAATCATTGACGTAAACGACCTTGATTACGAAAACCGTCCAGAGGATTTCGAATTCGTTTTGCAAAAAGTAGAAGACGCTTTAAGCGAAACGGCTTTAGAGTCTATCACGAAGAACTAA
- a CDS encoding bifunctional nuclease family protein yields the protein MEKIKLDILGLSSSQSQSGSFALVLGESGGTRRLPIIIGMFEAQAIAIEIEKILPNRPMTHDLFKSFGKEFGFSVEEVLISDLKEGVFFAKILCRKDGELVSIDARPSDAIAIGLRFEAEINTLPFIMKEAGIELSEEEKEKEDGGADKKEEDAEMFAKKSEAEVPAQEQPVKKEKPKGGGPYSGFSMAKLQQKLDEAIAREDYELAARIRDEMDSRK from the coding sequence GTGGAGAAAATTAAACTGGATATACTGGGACTATCGTCGTCTCAGTCTCAATCAGGTTCGTTTGCGTTGGTGCTGGGTGAATCTGGCGGAACCCGAAGGTTGCCCATTATCATCGGAATGTTTGAGGCGCAAGCCATAGCCATCGAGATTGAGAAAATCTTGCCTAATCGGCCGATGACTCACGACTTGTTCAAGTCATTCGGTAAGGAGTTCGGCTTCAGTGTTGAGGAAGTCCTGATTTCGGATCTGAAAGAAGGGGTGTTTTTCGCCAAGATCTTGTGCCGTAAAGACGGTGAGCTTGTATCGATCGACGCCAGACCTTCGGATGCTATCGCTATCGGGTTGCGCTTCGAGGCGGAAATCAACACGCTTCCCTTTATTATGAAGGAGGCGGGTATCGAGCTGTCCGAAGAGGAGAAGGAGAAAGAGGATGGTGGCGCCGATAAAAAGGAAGAGGACGCTGAAATGTTTGCCAAGAAAAGCGAAGCGGAAGTTCCGGCCCAGGAACAGCCTGTAAAAAAGGAGAAACCGAAGGGCGGTGGCCCTTATAGTGGTTTCTCGATGGCGAAACTCCAGCAGAAACTCGACGAGGCAATCGCCCGAGAGGACTATGAGCTGGCGGCGAGAATTAGGGACGAGATGGATTCAAGAAAATAG
- a CDS encoding electron transfer flavoprotein subunit alpha/FixB family protein, producing the protein MSVIVFLENEDGALKKSGLEAMAYGVELGKRMGVPVSGVAFGKFNGGELEKAGAAGAEKVKHVEGDSFGVFEAGVFASVLSEVMDESSATVAILAQSSSSNVLAGRLAVKQNASLVTNVTGLPEDDSCRVFKKGVFTGKAFCSVELKSEKKIVTLRKGAMPFEEGTGLSEVEEVNVEVPAANKIKLLNTEKAEGDVLLTEAEIVVSGGRGLKGGENWGIVEDLAKALHAATACSKPVSDMNWRPHHEHVGQTGVKVSPNLYIAVGISGAIQHLAGISSSKTIVVINKDPEAPFFKVADYGVVGDAFEVLPRLTKAVQALES; encoded by the coding sequence ATGTCGGTAATAGTATTTTTGGAAAATGAGGACGGAGCGTTAAAGAAATCGGGCTTGGAGGCTATGGCCTACGGAGTGGAGCTGGGAAAACGGATGGGAGTGCCTGTGTCGGGTGTGGCGTTTGGGAAGTTCAACGGAGGGGAACTTGAAAAAGCTGGGGCTGCCGGGGCGGAAAAGGTAAAGCATGTGGAAGGCGATTCTTTCGGGGTTTTTGAGGCTGGGGTTTTCGCTTCCGTACTGTCGGAAGTAATGGATGAATCCAGCGCTACGGTGGCGATATTGGCCCAATCGTCTTCGTCCAACGTCTTGGCCGGTCGGTTGGCTGTGAAGCAGAACGCTTCTTTGGTGACAAACGTAACGGGTTTGCCCGAGGATGACTCATGCCGAGTTTTTAAGAAAGGAGTTTTCACGGGAAAAGCGTTCTGTTCCGTCGAGTTAAAATCGGAAAAAAAGATCGTTACGCTCAGAAAAGGAGCTATGCCTTTCGAAGAAGGAACGGGGCTTTCGGAGGTGGAAGAAGTAAATGTTGAAGTTCCGGCCGCAAATAAGATTAAGTTGCTTAATACTGAAAAGGCAGAAGGCGACGTTCTATTGACCGAAGCCGAGATAGTGGTTTCGGGCGGAAGAGGCCTGAAAGGTGGCGAAAATTGGGGGATTGTAGAGGATTTGGCGAAAGCTTTGCATGCCGCTACTGCGTGTAGTAAGCCCGTTTCGGATATGAATTGGAGGCCTCACCATGAGCACGTAGGACAAACTGGTGTGAAAGTCAGTCCAAATTTATATATTGCGGTGGGGATTTCCGGGGCTATACAGCATTTAGCCGGGATTAGTTCCTCGAAAACAATAGTGGTAATAAACAAAGATCCCGAAGCACCTTTCTTCAAAGTGGCCGATTACGGAGTGGTCGGCGATGCGTTCGAGGTGTTGCCTCGGTTGACTAAAGCCGTACAGGCGTTGGAAAGTTAA
- a CDS encoding PID-CTERM protein-sorting domain-containing protein, translating into MIMSCNWKKTLLIPFILSISLFLYTPIHAQGPEGDEDSQLAEGNGPAPPDPNHQAQNVPIDGGVTLLIGAGIGLGVRKFIKKKD; encoded by the coding sequence ATGATCATGAGCTGTAATTGGAAAAAAACACTTCTTATCCCTTTTATATTGTCAATTTCCCTGTTTTTATACACCCCAATACACGCACAGGGCCCTGAGGGCGATGAAGACAGTCAACTTGCGGAAGGCAATGGCCCCGCTCCCCCCGACCCAAACCATCAAGCACAAAACGTCCCTATAGATGGCGGTGTCACTCTTTTGATTGGAGCGGGGATAGGACTTGGCGTAAGAAAATTCATAAAAAAGAAAGATTGA
- a CDS encoding electron transfer flavoprotein subunit beta/FixA family protein, producing MKILVCITHVPDTTSKISFTPDGKKFDATGVQYIIGPYDDYALSKAVDLKTQAGEGEITVLNVGTGTSDASLRKALAIGADKAVRIDAEPADSFFVARQIADYAQGKDFDLVMMGRESIDFNGGVVHGMVGEMLSVPSIAPVMLLEIEGGKAKIEREIDAGTENLEAELPLVLGCQEPIAEWKIPNMRGIMSAKRKPFEVIPAGNGAEKTEAEKYVLPEKKDAVRMVDAENMEELVDLLRNEAKVL from the coding sequence ATGAAAATATTGGTTTGCATTACTCATGTGCCGGACACGACTTCGAAGATATCGTTCACCCCAGACGGTAAGAAGTTCGATGCTACCGGTGTACAGTATATTATAGGTCCATATGATGATTATGCGCTTTCCAAGGCTGTGGATTTGAAAACCCAAGCCGGCGAGGGGGAAATCACGGTGCTTAACGTAGGTACCGGGACCTCTGACGCCTCATTGAGAAAGGCGCTGGCCATAGGTGCGGACAAAGCCGTCAGGATTGACGCCGAACCGGCAGATTCGTTTTTTGTCGCTCGGCAGATCGCCGATTACGCCCAAGGCAAGGATTTCGATTTGGTAATGATGGGGCGTGAATCCATCGACTTCAACGGGGGCGTGGTGCATGGTATGGTAGGCGAGATGTTGAGCGTTCCGTCCATCGCTCCGGTGATGCTTCTGGAAATCGAGGGAGGAAAAGCGAAAATAGAAAGGGAAATCGACGCGGGTACTGAAAACCTGGAAGCGGAATTACCTTTAGTCTTGGGATGCCAAGAGCCGATTGCCGAGTGGAAGATTCCGAATATGAGGGGAATTATGTCCGCCAAGAGAAAGCCATTTGAAGTGATACCGGCTGGAAACGGAGCCGAGAAAACGGAGGCGGAAAAATACGTGTTGCCGGAGAAAAAAGATGCGGTGAGAATGGTCGACGCGGAGAATATGGAAGAGTTGGTTGATTTGTTGCGGAATGAAGCCAAAGTCCTTTAA